ACTCTTCTAAAAAAAGAAAAGACCGGTAGGGTCTCCCGAGTTGCCGTATCATATCAATGTATAACGTGCCAAGGTCTCTGACTCCAGAGAGGTTTTATCTTTCTGGCCTTTAACGAACGGTAAAATGTAGCTTTTTGCTGTGCTTAAGGCATCAGCCCTCTCGATTTACCAACATTATGGAGCTCAATCCCTTCAACCATTTGGCTTTCGGCCCGCCATCTAACTGTCTACGCTTAAAGACTAAAGTTACCTTTAGCCCTCCAAGACTCACTACGAGCGAATGGCTAGTTCTTACTCGACGGGAATCCCACCCGCTATATGATACGACCTATGCTCGGCCGCACAAGCACACGTTAGTTGAAGAAGACTGGTCTCTATTTTTGATTTTTATTAGCTATTTGAAAAGAATAAATTTGAATTGACAAAATTTAACGACAACAGAACTACTATAAGTAACATAAAAACATCTGTTTCAGTAGGGTTTGGAAGTACAAATGCAATGATATTAAAAACAACATATGAAACTATAATTGTAATTATAAAAACAAAGGTATTCTCCACATTCTTTTATTCCTCCTTCTAAAATCTAGGTATAGTGTGAGTATTCATCTGCTTTTTCCCTTATTCCTTCTTCAACTAACCTGCATCTTTAGTACAGTAAGCAACAAAGATCATTGCTGCGATCCTCATCTTTAACTCTTACCCCCGTTTGTTGAAGAAGTACTTTATGTCACAATAGGCTGCTATTCTGCCCTATTAGTTGAACAAATATAAAATATTTAAAAACAAACGTTTATACTGATTCAAATATCCAATCATGGATTACTAGAAAACATAATATACCATATGTCATTTAACTGGCATAAATAATTAAAAGGAGGTGAAATATAGATATGCCTTTAGCATTACAAGCATTTACAACCCCTGCAAATACACTCGTAATTGCGGACACTGCTGCACCTCCTGGGACTCTACCAACACCAGCAGTTTTTACACCACCATCATTAATTTCTCCGGCTATCGATGGGGGTCTGGCTTATATTTGGTCACCGAACTCTGCATCTGGACAAGTTGTTACCTTCCGAAGTACTTTTGTTGTTGGTGGTCTACCAATTCTTAATGTCGCTTTACCAGTTAGTGCTTTTTATGCTTTCGCAGCAAATGGGACCGCAACAATAACAGCTACCCTAGAAGTCGTAAATTTATTAGGAATTGTTGTCTTAAGTATCCCATTATTCACTGAATCTAATGGAGGAAATCCTCAGAATGTTGCGACGGCTTCTGGAGATGCATTACTTGGAGTGGGTGTTTTGGTTGGCAATACTGTACGTATTGTCGTCGATGCAACAGTAACCGCACCAGAAGAAGTTGGATATGGTACAAACCCCGGAAGATATCTTGGTGAAATTATTGTTCGCGAAATTATCTAGCTATCATAAATTGATAAAACAAAATCTCATTAAAGGATTAGCAGCCTATTGAAAGATAGGCTGCTCAGATTGTCGAGAAAGGTATCTTTCTCGGCAATTTTTATTTTTCTGGCCTGCCCAAAGGCCTGTTGATTTCCGCTCCAGTTGCTTCGCTTTCCGCGGGCGTGCCGGGGAGCCTCCTCAGCGCTTAAGCGCCTGCGGGGTCTCCCCAGCCCCGTACTCCCGCAGGAGTCTTCGCACCTTCCGCTCCAATCAACAGGGGGAATGAACCTGGAGATTGCCACACACTTTTTCAAACCTGGCTAAGTGCGTGGCAATCTTTTTCATGTTTTGGCATGCTGCGGTAAGTAACACTTGCTCACTCGCATTTTGCAATCCCCGTAACCTACAATAGCGAAGCCCATGCAGTTCTTTTGAATCTGCGAAGCTTCGCTCTACTTTTTCTTTTCTAAATTTATATAGTATTTTACCTGACTTTGAAAGTCTGTTAAGTCGAACCTTTTCCTTATGTTCCTCCCAAACATGTCTGGTAACTACTTTTGTTTTATTTTGAGATTTTGTACACTCAGGCAGGAGTGGGCAGTTAGTACACTTTTTAGGATCTGACTTATATTCCCGATAACCTTCTCTTGTAGTTGTACGATATTGTAACTCCTGACCATTTGGACAAACATACAAATCTCTATCTTTGTCATATGTAAACTTCCATTTAGGAAATAACCCTTTTGTTGATTGATATCTTCTGTGAGCGATAACTCCAAAAATATTGCGTTCATTAAGTCCTTTACAAATCGGATTTGTCAGGTAACCCGAATCAAGTGCCACAGCTTCTACTTTAAATCCAAAACGTTCGACCTGACGGTCTAACCGTGAAAGATAGGGGACAGAATCGTGAACATTTCCTGGTGTAACATACGCATCAGTTATGATGTTGAACTTCATGTCGGTAGTTCGATGATCAAGATAACAGAACATCTCCTGTTTATTCTCTCGTGACATAAACCCGCATTCAGGATCAGTTGTGCTCAGTCGTATTTCCTTTTTCTCGGTCACCTCCTCCTTTTCCTTTAAAGGCTTTTTTCCATGATCTCTCCTGTCTTCCTCAATAGCTTTGTTTAAATCTTCTACATATTCACGTGTTTCAACTTCCACTTCAACTCTAGAGAATTTATGTTTGTTTGCATTCGCTTTAAGGTGTGTGGAATCGGAAAATAAAACTCTTCCTCCAACCATCTTGTGGTTAATTGCTTTGAAGACAATCTCATCAAAAATTTCCTGAAATATATTTGTATCTTTAAAACGGGTTCGCCGATTCCAACTAATGGTGGAATGATGGGGAACTGTATCGTTTAGCTTTAATCCTAAGAACCATCGATAGGCCACATTCGTCTGAATTTCACGCTCTAATTGTCGTTCAGAACGAATGCCATAAAAATATCCGATAAACATCATCTTAAAGAGCTGTATAGGGTCCGAAGGACGCCCGTTATTTTCTGAATAAAAAGGACGGACCTTCTCACCAATAAAAGAAAAATCAATATACTTGTCCACCTTCCTTAATAGGTGATCTTGCGGTACTAAATCATCAATAAAAACAAATTCAGCTTCGTTTTGTATTTCTCTTTTTGGCTTATACATTCTATCCACCGTCCTGTTATTTATATGTATATTATAGCATATTAACGCGGTGAATCATTAAAGTAATTACAAAAAATAATAGCTGTCGAGATTTTCTCGACAGCCTGAGCAGCCTATTGAAAGATAGGCTGCTTTTTCATCTATTTCACTTTAGTGTTCTTTTGATTATTGTTGTATACATCGGTCAAAAACGCATAAATGAGTCATTTCTCTTCTTCAATTACCCTGCTTCGATAGCTTAAGTACAAACTTTTACATTCTTTCTTCTGCGAAAAGGAAAAAGACGACCTCCTTCTTGAAGTATCGCACCCTTTAGTTTAAGTGTAATTGTTCACAATGTTACTTTATTATAGAATAAACACAAGTGTCTGTTAGTTTTTTACCATCAGCGGATAAATCATCATTTCTTAAAGTACCTTCTAATACAAACCCAAGTTTTTCTGGGATAGCACGACTTTTAAGGTTTGTTGATTCACACCTTATTCCAATTCTTCTAAATTTAATATCATTTAATCCGAAATTAACCAATTCTTTTACAGCTTCTGTCATATATCCATTACCTCTATACTTTGTATTAATCCAGTACCCAATTTCACATTTTGGAATGTCCCAGTCAATCCCATGTAGGCTCGTAGTTCCAATAAAGTCAGTGCCACCTTTATCAAAGATAAGAAAACGAAAACTTTCTCTCTTTAAAAAATTTATATGAGCATTCCTTAACATTATCTCTGTTTCTTCAACAGTGGGAGGTTCCTGGAAAAGTGACAACCACGATTTTAATTCATAAAAGGAATCTCCAATTGCTTGGTGCACAATTTCTCCGTCACCAGCTTGTAGTGGTGCTCGAAGCATTAGCCTTTCTGTTTCTAATATTAAAGGTACATCTAACAACAATGGGTTCATTTGATTTTCCCTCTCTCTGAACTTTTAAAATTAATAATGAAAAGCAGATAGCAATTTTCTCATTATACCCCCATTTTTTTGAATATTCATATTATTCTACCACAAAAGTCCCTATAAAATATACTTCCTGTTGAACTAAACTGCATCGTTAGTACAATATCTTCAACAAAATAAATAAAAGACTTCTCCTTCTTAAAGGAAAGCCCCCGTTACTTTAAGTGAAACACTTCACAATTTTAAGAAAAGGTAGTAGTTACCACATCAAAATTCCTTTCATAAATAAAGAAATATTTATTATTGTCTATTTGAACTAGCTCTTCAGCACAAAGAAAATTAGCTTCCTAGATAGATCCTTTTTATCCATCAGATTCTGCTCCTTCCCTACTACATACGAAGGAAATGACTGGTTAAACTAAAGAAGACAAAGTAAATAGAAGGGGGGAAAAAGCTGTGATACGGAAATTTATGGCCTTTTTCCTATTTGCCTGCCTTCTTTTCGCCGGCGGTATTCAGACAGACGGCCAACCGCCTTCCGACCCTGTCCAGATGGGAATGGAAGAAGGATATTATGAAGGAATCCGTTCGGGGCTTGAAGACCGGCATAATTTCAGGATCTCCCGTGCTTGGCAGCAGATGCCGCGCTCCCAGCTGAGCTTAGACAACAAGAAGGAGATAGCTCGGCCCCTCATAAAAATAGGACTTCTCCGGCAGGTGTACCTCTTTTTTTCCTCTGGGGAGAAATTCTACGCCTACCTTCATGCCCATCCGGAAATGAATGCGGTACAGGCGGCCCAGCGAATACTCGGGCAGAGGTTTGTGAGGGCGTACGAAAAAAGCTTCCAGAAAGGTTATGAGAAATCACTCACTGCTCCACCCGAAAAGGCGGCAAGCTACGCGGCCTTATTGAAGGCGAAAAAAAGATAAGGGGGAAAACAAAAAGGGCAACCTCAAGGATGCCCTTTAACCTGCTCTGTTAGTTGCACTAAAAAACGAAGGCCAAAGGAACCTGTGAACACCTTCTTCAAGTATTCTGCACCGATAGCTCCATAACAAAACTAGACCGCCGCAGCGATCCCATCTAAACCTCTTGCCCCGTTAGTTGAATAAGCTAACTAATTCAATTTCATTTTTAACCCTTCGTGTGTTGATTTAAAACCTAATCGCTCATAAAAACGTAATGCATCGACTCTTTGTTTATCAGTAGTAAGTTGAATTAAATGACAACCACGTTCGTTTGCACGTTGAATTGCCCATTTTATCAGTTCGGTTCCTACTCCCTTGCCACGGACAGATGAGCTTGTTCGGACCCCTTCAATAGTAGCTCTCCAACCACCTTGGTGTGTAATATACGGAGTAAATGTTATTTGTTGTACACCAATCACTTCATTACCTTGATAAGCTACTACCAACTCGTTATTAGGGTCAGAAGTGATAGCATGAAATGCTTTTGTGTAACTTTCTGGAAGTGGTTGTTCATAACGCTCACGCTTCCTTCCTAATTCATCATCCGCAAGCATTTCAACAATTCTAACCAAATCTTGTTCAGTAGCAATTCTAAACTTGATTTCTTTTTCCAATAAAATTCCCTCCTTGATGAACGAACAGTTTATAACTAAATACTACCTCATTAAACACTCTAAGTTGATAGTTATTTCTTTATGAAATATCATAAGTATTTCTTATGTATTTTAATGGATTATATGTACTCTTCTTTTACTATTCTGCTTCGTTAGTACGATAAGAAAAGCTGCCTCATTGACAGCTTTGATGTTCAACTCTTGCACCCAGTTAGACTAATAAGTCTCTAATTTGTTTTTTATCCTTAATTTTACATAACCCCCCGTGGTAACAAATCACTTTTTCAATATCAAGGTCTAAAAATTTCTCAAGAGAGTCAATTGCAGTTTTCAAATCCAATGTCGTTTGTGGTATGGGTTTCCGTAAAACACCATCTACTACTACCATAGCATCACCTGCAACAAGAGTTTTGCTTTGCTTTAAATAGAGACTAATATGACCAGGAGTGTGCCCTGGTGTAAAAATAATTTGAATACCACCACAATATGAAAGTTCTTCACCGTCTTCTAATGTTTTATCTACCTTTGATTTCGGAGGATTCTTATATAAAAATTGTATTTGTTCTGGTAATGATGACCATTGTTCTTTACTCATTCGATTCGGGTCTGTTTTAATAAGAGGTATCGTTCCCTCAATATATGGTTTGTCGAAAATATGTGCATACACATCTATATGGTTATTGGATTGGTTTAGTATTTCTGGGAGGGAACCTATGTGGTCTAAATCCTGATGAGTTATAATTACGGCTTTCAATTTATCAAAGGAGACTCCGACTTCACTCATTGCAAGGTGTATTTGTTCCATTTGTCCTGGCATACCAGTATCAACTAAAACAGCCATTTCATCATCCCATATCAATGTTGGGTTTAATCCGAAACCTTGAATATTTAATTCTAAGATTGCCAATCCTTTATCGATTCTCATTTAATCTCCCCCAAATTATAAGTAAGTTTTTTCTGAGAAATTACTCAGGATTAATTTACCATCAAGAGAGGATATTTTCAACACATAAATTTATAATTATATCACAAATAAAATTATTTGTCAATATTTATTTTCTGAAAATTTCACCATTACATTTACATTTAGTTAATGTCTTATTGTGCTAAACTGCTTCTTTAGTTCAATAAGAAAAAGCCACCGAAATGGCAGCTGGTTCTTAAAGGGAAGCATCCAGTAGTTGAACAAGATGTACAAAATATCCTCGTATTACGGCATTGGTGTTCTTCATCTTACAGGTATAATTTCAATATCGTACTCCCATTCCCATTGCATAATTTTCTCCACCTGTTTAATATCTTTATCTTAATTTTTGTGGCTAAATTTACTTTGTAATTTTCAACCAGAGCTATATAATTAAGGTATTAAAAGAGAGGAGAATATAAATGAAACATGTTGCTCTCCATCAATGGCATAAAGAACATACTAAACGAATAGCAGATTTTCATAAGCACCACGATATGAAAATACAACGTGGTGAAAATGGAAACGGTTTGTTGGCTAAATGGGAAACATTTTTTTATTACAATGTCATCTCCCCTCTTAAAAAATAAAATACTTATTAATTGAACTGTCTTCATAGTACAGTTCATTTTTTTCGCAATATGAGTCAAAAATCGCATTAAACGTTTTTTCTTCTTCAACTAAACTGCTTTATTAGTAGAATAAAAAGGCTGCCGCAGCAGCCTTTCCTCCTCAACTCAAGCACGTGTAGTTTTACAAACTAATTCTGAATAAGCTGTCGAAACAGCTTATCTTATTGATTTAAGCACTGGTTAAAGGACCTATCCTTCAAACACTTTTTTCTATTTTTTAGTCCTCTAATTTGTTCCATACCTTTTAGCTGCTCTAGTACGAGCACGCTCAGCTTCGACCTCACGATTCCGTGGCTCGGTACTCGTTACCAGTGTGTTTAATAGTTCTCTAGAAACCATTGCAATCTCATTGACTGCACGAATAAACGCCTCCTCATTCGCCTTTGAGGGCTGGTTATAACCCGTTATCTTTCTGACGTACTGAAGAGATGCTGCATGAATCTCTTCTTCGGTAGCTGGTGGGTCGAAATTAAATAATGTTCGAATGTTTCGGCACATAACTTACTCTATCTCCTTTTTGTTTTCATTATTGTTGGTTTTGAAAAAAGATTGATTAAATTTAAGGAATATAAAAATTCATCTTTTCGAACAAAAATTGATCAAAAAAATGGCTCTTTTCTATTTTTAGAATTACCATTGATGGAAAATTCCACTTCATATCTAACACCTACTTTTAAATAAATGCTAAGGTATTATTCTCCATGTTTTTAACAATACCTTCTTTATCTGCCCCGTTACTTCAATAAGCTATCCTATCTTTTTCTTTAATAAATCAATAATGTAAAATAATTGGGTTATTATAAATGACCCCAATAAAACAACAATTGTTCCCACAAGAATCCCAATTTCACTAAATATATCTCCAATTAATAACAGTGTTGTAATAGTTAGGACCACAGTTACCAAAATCGCAAGGAAAAAAATACTAACGTAACGTGCCATTTGTTTCCCCCTAAACCATTATTAACTAAAGATATTCTATAGAAGTATATGTATTCCTTGTAAAACTAACTGCCCCGTAAGGTGGATATGATTTGTATCTTACGAGCGATCTTCATTAGTTATGATTACTTTATCGTCAAAATAAAAAGAGCCCAAAAAGGACTCTAAAAGTTAAAATCATCATCAGTCAATTAAATCAAAGTTTTCATTTTTAGGGGTATATTCATTGTTGTAATAATATTTGAAGCGCACTTTCATTTTTTCCCTTAACCAATGATTAATTAAATTCCGTATTTTCCAGTCGATTTCCCCTAAATCTAATGCAGCCTTGTTATACTGTATATCAGAGTCACCATGTCTTGATAATATACCGGCTCCTTGTTCCGAATTAACGTAATGGGTAAAGTCCCCCAATAAAAAGTAATCGATATATGTTCTTAGCCCCTCAGGAATATTACCTTGAAATTCTCTTTTATATATTTTTTCTTATTTTGGTATTCCTAAATCAAACATAATGTTTTCATATATTTTATACGTATTAATTAAAAAATAAAGTACATCTAATGTCGAGAGAACAAGAGACAATAGCGTATTTCTGACCAACTTGTCTTCTTTTGCTAGAATCAAACTGTCTCTTATATAACTTTGCTCAGCCCTTTCTTTAACCACAAGTTCTGTGTTGAAAGGATTGACTAGTTCTTCATACTCGGCAATTTGAAGATCATTTTTTCTGTAAGATTATGTTAGATTTCGTTATTAAAGTAAAGCACCTGTTTGTTTAAGTACATTACTTCACATTTTCTTCTTTGCGTTTTTTCGGTTTTCTTTCGGTTTTCTCATTAGTACCAATAATGCTATAACAAAACAAATCATTAGAATTATATTTAAGCTCCAACCGAAACTATCAATATACTGCATTACCCTTCCTCCTCAGATATGTTTTGTTCACTTTAGCATGATTAATGTGCTAGTTGGTTGATTTCTACAAAAGAAGATAAAACGTTACAATTTTTTCTATCAAGATCCGGTGGCTGGAATTCCCATAATAAAACACCACCCTTCCCCTATAACAAAATGTAGAGAAAGGACGGTGCTTGGCTTTCATTATTTATTTTCGTCAAGGTAAGTTAAAGTAGCAACACCAATGTTTTAGCTGCAATTAGCATTCCTTATTGAAGGAATGCACCCATTAGTTTACGTATATTTTTTCACAATCTGATAATTATTTCTCATGTTTAATTTCCTTTTTCGGATTATAACTAATAATTCATCAAAAAAAAACCGACTTAATGATATTATCCCCTTTAAGTAGACAGTGTAAAAAAACCACAATAGTTATTGTCGGTGGTACACTTATACTTGGAGGGGATTTTTCAATGGCTAAAAAGGGACAAGAATTTAAGAGTTATACTGATGAATTTAAGATACAAGCAGTTATGAAGTATATCAATGGAAATAAAAGTTATGCGGTTTTAGCTGAAGAACTTGGCATTAAAAATTGTACTCAACTTAAAGTTTGGGTTAGGAAGTGGAAAGATGGGGAACAGTTTGATACAAGAGTTGGAGCTACTAATCCATTCAAAGGTAGGCCACGAACCATATTTAAATCCGTCGAAGAAGAAAGAGATTATTTGAAAGCGCAGGTGGATTATTTAAAAAAGCAGTATCCAAATCTGGTAAAGGAGGAGAGGAAATCACTCAACAAATCAAATATGAGATCATTGATGAATTAAAAGATACCCATCGTATTACCTGGTTGTTAGAGATCGCTTATGTTAAGCCAGCTAGTTACTATAAGTGGAGGGCTACTCAGAAAGATAGAGCAGAAAGAGCCAAACAAGATCAGGATATAAGAGAACACATGATGGGGATTCATTTACTTCATCCTGAATTTGGATACCCTCGTATGACCACTTGGTTAAATGAAAACGATTATTCAATTAATCATAAAAAGGTATACCGTCTTATGAAGGAAATGGAAATTCAAGCTATCATACGCAAAAAGAGGAAACGACATGGACACACACCTTCTGTGATACAACCTAATCGTCTTAATAGAAAATTCGAGGCATTAGCTCCTAATCAAAAGATGGTTACGGATATTACATACGTTTCGGATGGTAAGCAATTTTATTATTTATCGGTCATTCAAGACTTGTTTAATAATGAAGTTGTAGCATGGGAGTTATCAAGAAGAAATGATCTTGAACTTGTCTTAAATACTGTTTCTCAATGGACAAGCAAAAAAGACGTAGCTGAAGCCGTTGTACATTCAGATCAAGGCTTTCAGTATACGTCTAAGCTATACAACAAACGACTAGAAGAATACGGCGTAAAGGGCAGCCACTCTCGCAAAGGAAACTGCCTGGATAACGCCTGCATCGAATCCTTCTTTTCGCACCTTAAAACAGAGAAGTTGTATATAGAACAGTGTAAAACAGAAGATGAGATTAGACAAGCAATCGAAGATTACATCTACCACTATAATTACAAACGTTTTCAGAAGAAACTAAACCAACGCGCGCCAGTTGAATACCGACACGCGTTAGTCGCATAGTTTTTTTAAGCTGTCTACTTGACAGGGGTAAGACCATAATGTCGGTTTTCAAATTGATTTTTATTTTGTTTGTGAAATTGCATTAACAAGTTGGGTCAGTAATTCGTTGATTGGAGCAACTGGACGACCAAGAATTTTCTTAAAATCATTGCTTTCAACTTCTAGTGAACCGTTCCGAATGCCTTCTTGAATTCGTACTACTATCGGAATCACAAAATCAGGTAAACCTAAGCCTTTCATGATCTCTGCATATTTTTCGTAACTAACTTGTTGTACAGGTACTTCTTTACCCAATACATTACCAAGAGCAGATACCAATTCTTCTTGAGTTAAAAGTGGACCAGAAAGTTCATATACTGTATTTTCGTGACCACTTCCAACAAGAACTGCTGCCGCTGCATCTGCGTAATCTTGTTGCAGTGCCCAGCCTACCTTACCTTCTCCGGCAGATGTTACCCAAGGAG
This genomic stretch from Neobacillus niacini harbors:
- a CDS encoding IS1182 family transposase, coding for MYKPKREIQNEAEFVFIDDLVPQDHLLRKVDKYIDFSFIGEKVRPFYSENNGRPSDPIQLFKMMFIGYFYGIRSERQLEREIQTNVAYRWFLGLKLNDTVPHHSTISWNRRTRFKDTNIFQEIFDEIVFKAINHKMVGGRVLFSDSTHLKANANKHKFSRVEVEVETREYVEDLNKAIEEDRRDHGKKPLKEKEEVTEKKEIRLSTTDPECGFMSRENKQEMFCYLDHRTTDMKFNIITDAYVTPGNVHDSVPYLSRLDRQVERFGFKVEAVALDSGYLTNPICKGLNERNIFGVIAHRRYQSTKGLFPKWKFTYDKDRDLYVCPNGQELQYRTTTREGYREYKSDPKKCTNCPLLPECTKSQNKTKVVTRHVWEEHKEKVRLNRLSKSGKILYKFRKEKVERSFADSKELHGLRYCRLRGLQNASEQVLLTAACQNMKKIATHLARFEKVCGNLQVHSPC
- a CDS encoding GNAT family N-acetyltransferase, which produces MNPLLLDVPLILETERLMLRAPLQAGDGEIVHQAIGDSFYELKSWLSLFQEPPTVEETEIMLRNAHINFLKRESFRFLIFDKGGTDFIGTTSLHGIDWDIPKCEIGYWINTKYRGNGYMTEAVKELVNFGLNDIKFRRIGIRCESTNLKSRAIPEKLGFVLEGTLRNDDLSADGKKLTDTCVYSIIK
- a CDS encoding GNAT family N-acetyltransferase; the protein is MEKEIKFRIATEQDLVRIVEMLADDELGRKRERYEQPLPESYTKAFHAITSDPNNELVVAYQGNEVIGVQQITFTPYITHQGGWRATIEGVRTSSSVRGKGVGTELIKWAIQRANERGCHLIQLTTDKQRVDALRFYERLGFKSTHEGLKMKLN
- a CDS encoding MBL fold metallo-hydrolase; translated protein: MRIDKGLAILELNIQGFGLNPTLIWDDEMAVLVDTGMPGQMEQIHLAMSEVGVSFDKLKAVIITHQDLDHIGSLPEILNQSNNHIDVYAHIFDKPYIEGTIPLIKTDPNRMSKEQWSSLPEQIQFLYKNPPKSKVDKTLEDGEELSYCGGIQIIFTPGHTPGHISLYLKQSKTLVAGDAMVVVDGVLRKPIPQTTLDLKTAIDSLEKFLDLDIEKVICYHGGLCKIKDKKQIRDLLV
- a CDS encoding DUF2277 domain-containing protein: MCRNIRTLFNFDPPATEEEIHAASLQYVRKITGYNQPSKANEEAFIRAVNEIAMVSRELLNTLVTSTEPRNREVEAERARTRAAKRYGTN
- a CDS encoding IS3 family transposase (programmed frameshift), with the protein product MAKKGQEFKSYTDEFKIQAVMKYINGNKSYAVLAEELGIKNCTQLKVWVRKWKDGEQFDTRVGATNPFKGRPRTIFKSVEEERDYLKAQVDYLKKQLSKSGKGGEEITQQIKYEIIDELKDTHRITWLLEIAYVKPASYYKWRATQKDRAERAKQDQDIREHMMGIHLLHPEFGYPRMTTWLNENDYSINHKKVYRLMKEMEIQAIIRKKRKRHGHTPSVIQPNRLNRKFEALAPNQKMVTDITYVSDGKQFYYLSVIQDLFNNEVVAWELSRRNDLELVLNTVSQWTSKKDVAEAVVHSDQGFQYTSKLYNKRLEEYGVKGSHSRKGNCLDNACIESFFSHLKTEKLYIEQCKTEDEIRQAIEDYIYHYNYKRFQKKLNQRAPVEYRHALVA